CTTCGATTGGATTCAGCAAGGCGGTCTTGGCTCCTATTTCCTGGGCAATAGTATCAGCGACACTGGAGGAGACCAAGGTCTCGAAAAAAATCGTAGTCACCTTATTCGCCTTGGCGAACTCCACAATCTTGGCCATCTGTGCAGCAGACGGCTCCTGCTCCGGCGACAGCCCGGCAATCGGCACCTGCGTCAAGCCATATTGCTGTGCCAGATAACCAAAAGCGGCATGCTGCGTAATAAAGTCCTTGCGCTTCGTGTTCTGAAGCCCGGCTCTGAAATCCTGATCCAGCTTCTCCAGCTTGGCGATATAAGCATCGCTGTTAGCGTGGAAGGCAGCAGCATTTCCGGGAAATGCCGCGGAGAGTGCTGCTTCAATGGTCTTAACCTCCTGGATAGCCATCACCGGGTCCAGCCAGACATGCGGATCGAGACCGCCATGGTCGTGATCATGGTCGTGGTCAGCTTCTCCCGCAGCTCCCTCTTCATGGCTGTGCTCATGCTCATGCTCGTGCTCATGTTCATGCTCTGTTCCTTCGATAATCTGGAGTCCTTTACTCGCCTCTATCGTAATCAAATCACTTCCGGCAGCACCGTCCACAATCTGCTGCGCCCAGCCCTCCATGCCTGCGCCATTATAGACAAGCACATCTGCATCCGTAATATCGGCCATATCCTTCGCCGTTGGCTCCCAGTCATGCGGCTCGACTCCGGGCGGGACCAGCACCTCCACATTGGCGAGGTCACCGGTAATGCTTTTCGTAAATTCATACATCGGATAAAAGCTAACCTTAATGTTCAATTTATCTGCTGCGGGTACAGATGAAGCTTCGGCCGCAGCCGATGGTGAAGCCGCCGGACTACTAGACGCAGCTTTCGTCGCAGTGTTGTTGCCGCAGCCGGAGATCACCAGCATGGCGGTCAGGGACAAGGCGGCAAGATGACGGATTCTGAATGTGAATGTGGACTGTGCGCTCGAATTGGATATTGCTATGGATTTGAATTTCAACATATGTTCTGAGACCCCTTTTCTTCATTGGCTTTGGAGGAATACAGGCTCCGGCGGCTTTGCAACCGGATCAGCTTCTGTACGGTAATGGCAGCTAGCAGAAATACCAGCAGAATGAGTGCAATCGTGCCTCCTGGAGGCGTGTTGATATAGTAGGAAGCTGTAAGCCCGCTGAACACACCGGTCAGCCCCACGCCGACGGAGATCATTATGGCTGCCGTGAAGCCCGATGCAATCCGCAGCGCTATAGAAGCGGGCAGCACAATCAGAGCGGATACGAGCAGCACACCCACCACCGGCATAGCTGCGGCAACGGTCATGCCGGTTAGGACGGCGAACGAGAAGGACAACCACCCGGTACGTACACCGCTGATAGCGGCCGTCTCTTCGTCGAAGGTCAGGCTGTACAATGGGCGGCGCAGAATGATGAAGTAGAGAAGACCGGCTGCGGCCACCACGGCGATCAGCTTAAGCTGAGTATCACTTACGGCAACGATGGAGCCGAACAGATAGGAGCTGAAGCTCTTGGTCAGATTCTGCTTCAGGCTCATCAGAACGACGGCCAGCGCCAGGCCGGAGGTCATAATAATAGCAACCGGAAGCTCGCTGTATGTACGGTAAGAGCGGCGCAGCTGTTCAATAATCAGCCCTCCTGCTACAGCTACAGCGAATCCGCTCAGAGCAGGATTCCATCCCAGTACGGAACCCAGTGCTACTCCGGCAAGGGAGACATGAGACAGCGTATCGGCCATCAGTACCTGCCTGCGCAGCATCAGGTAGACTCCCAGCAAGGGTCCAATCAGCCCGATCAGGCCTCCTGCCCAAAATGCGCGTTGCATGAATTCGTAACCAAGCATGTCCAGCCCTCCTGCTCCTTGCGTTCCAGCGTAATCACGGTATCCAGATAGGAACTTGTCTCTTCCAGGCCGTGTGTAACCATAATGACGGTTCGTCCGTGGCGGCTGACATAATGCCGCATCAGCTCATAAAATCCGGTGCGGCTGGCAGCATCCATCCCGGTTACCGGTTCATCCAGTACCAGCACCTGCGGCTGC
The sequence above is a segment of the Paenibacillus sp. FSL R7-0204 genome. Coding sequences within it:
- a CDS encoding metal ABC transporter substrate-binding protein codes for the protein MLVISGCGNNTATKAASSSPAASPSAAAEASSVPAADKLNIKVSFYPMYEFTKSITGDLANVEVLVPPGVEPHDWEPTAKDMADITDADVLVYNGAGMEGWAQQIVDGAAGSDLITIEASKGLQIIEGTEHEHEHEHEHEHSHEEGAAGEADHDHDHDHGGLDPHVWLDPVMAIQEVKTIEAALSAAFPGNAAAFHANSDAYIAKLEKLDQDFRAGLQNTKRKDFITQHAAFGYLAQQYGLTQVPIAGLSPEQEPSAAQMAKIVEFAKANKVTTIFFETLVSSSVADTIAQEIGAKTALLNPIEGLTEEDAAHNLDYLSLMRQNLEALIQALNE
- a CDS encoding metal ABC transporter permease, with the protein product MLGYEFMQRAFWAGGLIGLIGPLLGVYLMLRRQVLMADTLSHVSLAGVALGSVLGWNPALSGFAVAVAGGLIIEQLRRSYRTYSELPVAIIMTSGLALAVVLMSLKQNLTKSFSSYLFGSIVAVSDTQLKLIAVVAAAGLLYFIILRRPLYSLTFDEETAAISGVRTGWLSFSFAVLTGMTVAAAMPVVGVLLVSALIVLPASIALRIASGFTAAIMISVGVGLTGVFSGLTASYYINTPPGGTIALILLVFLLAAITVQKLIRLQSRRSLYSSKANEEKGSQNIC